One genomic segment of Clostridium estertheticum subsp. estertheticum includes these proteins:
- a CDS encoding phosphatidate cytidylyltransferase → MNNRYIGALVLAPFIIFLFLGGVYLKYIVMVISLFGMYEFYKVSRKKHYKPIALIGYVLCIVYYLNMNKDFSQSFNIYILIATIFLLLCIPVVYTSYNFVDVALTLFGFLYVAVFFSFIVFIDNKTYGQYLVWIIFICSWGCDTLAYYSGRILGKGGKHKLCPKVSPNKTIEGSIGGLLGSTIGCMIYGYVISKYGVHIELYHYAIIGVLCGGFGQFGDLIASSIKRYVGAKDYSNLIPGHGGILDRFDSILFVSVVVFYYITFIIKI, encoded by the coding sequence ATGAATAATAGGTATATAGGGGCTCTTGTTTTAGCTCCATTCATAATATTTTTATTTTTAGGTGGGGTGTATTTAAAATATATTGTAATGGTAATTTCACTTTTTGGTATGTATGAGTTCTATAAAGTTTCTAGAAAAAAACATTATAAGCCAATTGCACTTATAGGATATGTGTTATGCATAGTATATTACTTAAATATGAACAAGGATTTTTCACAAAGTTTTAATATATATATTTTAATTGCAACAATTTTCTTGCTATTATGTATTCCTGTGGTTTATACAAGTTACAATTTTGTAGATGTTGCGCTTACCTTATTCGGATTTTTGTATGTAGCAGTATTTTTTAGTTTTATAGTGTTTATAGACAATAAAACTTATGGTCAATATTTAGTATGGATTATATTCATTTGTTCATGGGGATGCGATACCTTAGCTTATTATTCTGGAAGGATTTTAGGCAAAGGAGGCAAACATAAGCTTTGTCCTAAAGTTAGTCCAAATAAAACAATAGAGGGGTCGATAGGTGGCCTACTTGGGAGTACTATAGGATGTATGATCTATGGATACGTTATTTCAAAATATGGCGTGCATATAGAACTATATCATTATGCTATAATTGGTGTTTTGTGTGGCGGTTTTGGACAGTTTGGAGATTTAATTGCATCATCGATAAAGAGATATGTAGGTGCTAAGGATTACAGTAATCTTATACCGGGGCATGGTGGAATTTTAGACCGTTTTGATAGTATTTTATTTGTGTCTGTGGTAGTATTTTATTATATTACATTTATAATAAAGATATAA
- the pyrH gene encoding UMP kinase yields MEVAKYKRIMLKISGEALAGDTGFGIDFEFTNVIALQIKELVKLGVEIGIVVGAGNIWRGRSGDGMDRTTADYMGMMATCINALALQDSLENIGVNTRVQTAIEMKAVAEPFIRRKAMRHLEKGRVVIFAAGTGNPYFSTDTAAALRAAEIEAEVILLAKKVDGVYDKDPHIYDDAKKFNKLSYINVLEKGLQVMDSTATSLCMDNNIPILVFGLDKPENIKKAVLGEKIGTLVSDSAK; encoded by the coding sequence ATGGAGGTTGCTAAATACAAAAGAATTATGTTGAAAATTTCAGGAGAAGCTTTAGCTGGTGATACAGGATTTGGAATAGATTTTGAATTCACAAATGTTATAGCACTTCAAATAAAAGAATTAGTTAAGTTAGGTGTTGAAATAGGAATAGTTGTCGGAGCTGGAAATATATGGCGTGGTAGAAGCGGAGATGGTATGGACAGGACTACTGCAGATTATATGGGAATGATGGCAACTTGTATTAATGCATTAGCACTTCAAGATTCTTTGGAAAATATAGGCGTAAATACTAGAGTACAAACTGCCATTGAGATGAAGGCAGTAGCAGAACCATTTATAAGAAGAAAAGCTATGAGGCATTTGGAAAAAGGAAGAGTTGTTATATTTGCGGCTGGAACAGGTAATCCATACTTTTCAACGGATACAGCGGCAGCACTTAGGGCAGCAGAAATAGAAGCTGAAGTAATACTCCTTGCTAAAAAGGTTGATGGAGTATACGATAAAGATCCACACATATATGATGATGCAAAAAAATTCAATAAACTTAGTTATATTAATGTCCTTGAAAAAGGACTTCAAGTTATGGATTCTACGGCTACATCATTATGTATGGACAACAATATACCTATATTAGTTTTTGGACTTGATAAACCAGAAAACATAAAAAAAGCAGTCTTAGGTGAAAAAATTGGGACTTTAGTATCTGATTCTGCTAAATAA
- the dxr gene encoding 1-deoxy-D-xylulose-5-phosphate reductoisomerase has protein sequence MKKLTILGVTGSIGTQTLDVIRSDIKNFIIIGISANTNYEKIIPIIEEFKPKYVAMMDEEASLKLKKHCALKKYPTEILHGLDGLNYISTLPEVDLVVTSVVGMIGLVPTIKAINSGKDIALANKETLVAAGELVMEAAKKNNVNILPVDSEHGAIFQCLQGNKLENVNKIIITASGGPFRGKSRQELIGIRPEDAIKHPKWNMGKKISVDSSTLMNKGLEVIEAHWLFGVDYENIQVVVHPQSVIHSMVEYIDGSIIAQMSSTDMRLPIQYAINYPKRNIAVIDKLDFYNMSSLTFEKPDSDTFKCLKLALKAGKMGGNMPAIMNAANEVAVALFLDYKIKYLQIEDIIEKCMDKFDHNIKPNLEEILDVDLKVREYVKNNYDKE, from the coding sequence ATGAAAAAACTTACTATTTTAGGAGTTACGGGATCAATTGGAACTCAAACTTTAGATGTTATTCGATCGGATATTAAAAACTTTATTATTATAGGAATTTCTGCAAATACTAATTATGAGAAAATTATACCTATTATAGAGGAATTTAAACCTAAATATGTTGCCATGATGGATGAGGAAGCTTCACTAAAACTTAAAAAACATTGCGCCTTAAAAAAATATCCAACGGAAATATTGCATGGATTAGATGGCTTAAATTACATAAGTACTTTACCTGAAGTTGATCTTGTAGTGACATCGGTTGTAGGAATGATAGGACTTGTTCCTACTATAAAAGCTATAAATTCCGGAAAGGATATTGCTTTAGCTAATAAGGAAACACTAGTTGCCGCGGGAGAACTAGTTATGGAAGCTGCTAAAAAAAACAATGTAAATATTTTGCCAGTTGATTCAGAACATGGTGCTATTTTTCAATGTTTGCAAGGGAATAAGTTAGAAAATGTTAATAAGATAATAATAACTGCATCTGGTGGTCCATTCAGAGGTAAAAGTAGACAAGAATTAATAGGGATAAGGCCTGAAGATGCTATTAAACATCCAAAATGGAACATGGGTAAAAAAATATCAGTTGATTCGTCAACGCTTATGAATAAGGGACTCGAGGTTATTGAAGCACACTGGTTATTTGGAGTAGATTACGAAAACATACAAGTGGTAGTTCATCCACAAAGTGTTATACATTCTATGGTCGAGTATATAGATGGTAGTATAATAGCACAAATGAGTTCTACTGACATGAGGCTTCCTATTCAATATGCCATAAACTATCCAAAGAGAAACATAGCTGTAATTGATAAATTGGATTTTTATAATATGAGCAGTTTAACTTTTGAAAAACCTGATAGTGATACATTTAAATGCCTTAAATTAGCATTAAAAGCAGGTAAAATGGGCGGTAATATGCCTGCTATAATGAATGCTGCAAATGAGGTAGCTGTTGCACTCTTCTTAGATTATAAAATTAAATATCTCCAAATAGAAGATATTATAGAAAAATGCATGGATAAATTTGATCACAATATTAAACCGAATTTAGAAGAAATTTTAGACGTTGATTTAAAGGTTAGGGAATATGTAAAAAACAATTATGATAAAGAATAG
- the codY gene encoding GTP-sensing pleiotropic transcriptional regulator CodY: MVSLLDKTRMLNKILQKSGTEPVVFDDICNLLSDVLQCNVYIISRRGKILGYDLSSGFECEVVKDEIIKNMRFPEDYNNTLLNINETKANLTNENICVFQDDKECGVENKMTTIVPINGNRERLGTLLLSRFDKMFTEDDLVLVEYSATIVGLEILRAKNDLIEEEARKKAVVQLAIGTLSYSELEAVQHIFNELDGSEGLLVASRIADKVGITRSVIVNALRKFESAGVIESRSLGMKGTHIKILNEKLMDELKKIK, from the coding sequence ATTGTGTCATTATTAGATAAAACGAGAATGTTGAATAAAATATTACAAAAATCTGGAACAGAACCAGTAGTTTTTGATGATATATGTAATTTATTGAGCGATGTATTGCAATGTAATGTATATATTATTAGTAGAAGAGGAAAAATATTGGGTTATGATTTATCAAGTGGGTTTGAATGTGAAGTTGTAAAGGATGAAATCATAAAAAATATGAGGTTTCCAGAGGATTACAATAACACCTTGCTGAACATTAATGAAACGAAAGCTAACCTCACAAATGAAAATATTTGCGTATTCCAAGATGATAAGGAATGTGGAGTAGAAAATAAAATGACCACTATAGTACCAATAAATGGTAATAGAGAAAGATTAGGTACTCTTTTACTTTCAAGGTTCGATAAGATGTTTACAGAAGATGATCTAGTTTTAGTTGAATATAGTGCTACGATAGTTGGTCTTGAAATTTTAAGGGCTAAAAATGATTTGATAGAAGAAGAAGCAAGAAAAAAAGCAGTAGTGCAACTTGCTATTGGAACGTTATCTTATTCAGAACTTGAAGCAGTACAACATATATTTAATGAATTAGATGGCAGTGAAGGATTACTCGTAGCGTCTAGAATAGCAGACAAAGTTGGAATAACTAGATCTGTTATAGTTAATGCGTTAAGAAAATTTGAAAGTGCAGGAGTAATCGAATCAAGATCGCTTGGAATGAAAGGTACACATATTAAAATATTAAATGAGAAATTAATGGATGAACTAAAAAAAATAAAATAG
- the frr gene encoding ribosome recycling factor, with translation MIKEIISIADEKMKKTIAVLKHELSSMKAGRANSAMLDRINVECYGSLVPLSQIANISAPEARVLLIQPWDKSSMKEIERAILKSDLGLNPSNDGISMRLIIPELTEETRKNLMKNIKKTGEEGKVAIRSIRRDANDKIKTLKKNSEISEDEVKKTEDIIQKETDKFIKEVDKIIDTKEKQIMSV, from the coding sequence ATGATTAAAGAAATTATTAGTATTGCTGATGAAAAAATGAAAAAGACGATTGCAGTTTTGAAACATGAGTTATCAAGTATGAAGGCAGGAAGAGCAAATTCTGCAATGCTGGATAGAATTAATGTTGAATGTTATGGTAGTCTAGTGCCATTAAGCCAAATTGCAAACATATCAGCACCAGAGGCGAGAGTATTATTAATTCAGCCATGGGATAAATCTTCTATGAAAGAAATAGAAAGAGCTATATTAAAATCTGATTTGGGATTAAATCCATCAAATGATGGAATATCAATGAGATTAATTATTCCGGAACTTACGGAAGAAACAAGAAAAAATTTAATGAAGAATATTAAGAAAACCGGAGAAGAAGGCAAAGTAGCTATAAGGTCTATAAGGCGAGATGCTAATGATAAAATCAAAACACTTAAAAAAAATAGCGAAATTTCTGAAGATGAAGTTAAAAAAACAGAAGATATCATTCAAAAGGAAACAGATAAATTTATTAAAGAAGTAGATAAAATAATTGATACTAAAGAAAAACAAATAATGTCAGTTTAG
- the rpsB gene encoding 30S ribosomal protein S2 — MAVISMKQLLEAGVHFGHQTRRWNPKMAPYIFTERNGIYIIDLQKTVRKIDEAYDFIKSVSEEGKDVLFVGTKKQAQEAIKFESVRAGMHFVNNRWLGGMLTNFKTIKTRIARLETLYKMEEDGIFEVLPKKEVSHLLNEREKLEKNLGGIRSMDANKIGALFVVDPRKEKNAISEAKILGIPVVAIVDTNCDPDEVDYVIPGNDDAIRAVKLITERLADAIIEGRQGEQLTEE, encoded by the coding sequence ATGGCAGTTATATCAATGAAACAATTATTAGAAGCAGGTGTACATTTTGGACATCAAACAAGAAGATGGAATCCAAAAATGGCTCCATACATATTTACAGAAAGAAACGGAATATATATCATCGATTTACAAAAAACAGTTAGAAAAATAGATGAGGCATATGATTTCATTAAATCAGTATCTGAAGAAGGTAAGGATGTTCTATTTGTAGGTACAAAAAAACAAGCTCAAGAAGCTATTAAATTTGAATCTGTAAGAGCAGGAATGCATTTTGTAAACAATAGATGGTTAGGTGGAATGTTAACTAACTTTAAAACAATCAAAACAAGAATAGCAAGATTAGAAACATTATATAAAATGGAAGAAGACGGAATATTTGAAGTTCTTCCTAAAAAAGAAGTTAGTCATCTTCTAAATGAAAGAGAAAAACTAGAAAAGAATCTAGGCGGAATTAGAAGCATGGATGCAAATAAAATTGGAGCTCTATTTGTTGTAGACCCAAGAAAAGAAAAAAATGCTATTTCTGAAGCTAAAATTCTTGGAATTCCTGTAGTTGCAATAGTCGATACAAACTGTGATCCAGATGAAGTTGATTATGTAATTCCAGGTAATGATGATGCTATAAGAGCAGTTAAATTGATAACTGAAAGATTAGCTGATGCTATTATAGAAGGAAGACAAGGCGAACAATTAACTGAAGAATAG
- the rseP gene encoding RIP metalloprotease RseP, whose protein sequence is MHSIIANIPYFIMAILAFSLLVIIHELGHFMMCKLNGVKVSEFSLGMGPKLFGIKGKETEYLIKAFPVGGYVKMEGEEESSDDPRSFTNKTPVQRLSIVSAGAIMNIVLAVVLFAIVGATIGKIVPVIGDIVPNGAAMKAGMQVGDKITKVNKVGIDKWEQFINEVGVSKGENISIEIVRNSKVKTFSLKPIKNVQEKRFMVGIGGTQEKINFGESVSYGFTQTISTSKLIFKFFGSLFHGKVSVNDVGGPISIIRISTMAAQTGIVNLMMLTAMLSVQLGIFNIIPFPALDGGWIFMLLFEIISGKKLDDSKVGTINYIGFMFLMAFMVFIVIKDIVSPMKF, encoded by the coding sequence ATGCATAGTATTATAGCGAACATACCATATTTCATTATGGCTATTCTAGCATTTAGTCTTTTAGTAATAATACATGAATTAGGTCATTTTATGATGTGTAAGTTAAATGGGGTAAAGGTAAGTGAATTTTCCTTAGGCATGGGTCCGAAACTTTTTGGAATAAAAGGGAAAGAGACAGAATATTTGATCAAAGCTTTTCCCGTTGGTGGTTATGTTAAGATGGAAGGTGAAGAGGAAAGTAGTGATGATCCTAGATCTTTCACTAATAAAACGCCAGTTCAAAGATTAAGCATAGTTTCTGCAGGGGCGATTATGAATATAGTTTTGGCAGTGGTTTTATTTGCTATTGTAGGTGCTACGATAGGGAAAATAGTTCCAGTAATAGGGGATATAGTCCCTAATGGTGCGGCTATGAAGGCTGGTATGCAGGTCGGAGACAAGATTACTAAAGTTAATAAAGTTGGTATAGACAAATGGGAGCAATTTATAAATGAAGTTGGTGTTTCTAAAGGGGAAAATATAAGTATTGAAATAGTGAGAAATTCAAAGGTCAAAACATTTTCATTGAAGCCCATTAAAAATGTACAAGAAAAAAGATTTATGGTAGGAATAGGTGGTACACAAGAAAAAATCAACTTTGGCGAATCTGTAAGTTATGGATTTACTCAAACTATTAGCACATCAAAACTAATTTTCAAATTTTTTGGGAGTTTATTTCATGGGAAAGTTTCTGTTAATGATGTAGGAGGACCAATAAGTATAATTAGAATTTCAACAATGGCTGCGCAAACTGGAATAGTAAATTTAATGATGTTAACAGCAATGTTAAGTGTACAACTAGGAATATTTAATATAATACCTTTCCCGGCGCTAGATGGAGGATGGATTTTTATGTTATTATTTGAAATAATATCAGGTAAGAAATTAGATGATAGTAAGGTAGGAACTATAAATTATATTGGGTTTATGTTTTTAATGGCGTTTATGGTGTTTATAGTTATTAAGGACATAGTTAGTCCGATGAAATTCTAG
- a CDS encoding isoprenyl transferase, translating into MSNEPSLDMSKIPKHIAIIMDGNGRWAKERNLPRALGHKAGVEAIRKIVKECDRLGVKYLTLYAFSTENWNRPIKEVDSLMKLLVEYLKKEVEELNVNDVVVNSIGNISKLPLICREELNNAYEKTKNNKGLILNLALNYGGRSEIVDAVKEISSDLINKKISKDQINEELISKYMYTSKMPDPDLIIRPSGELRLSNFLLWQGAYSELWFSDINWPDFHEKQLQSAIMDYQKRDRRFGKVK; encoded by the coding sequence ATGAGTAATGAACCAAGCTTAGATATGAGTAAAATTCCTAAGCATATTGCAATTATAATGGATGGAAATGGTAGATGGGCAAAAGAGCGTAACTTGCCTAGAGCACTTGGACATAAGGCCGGTGTTGAGGCAATTAGGAAAATTGTAAAAGAATGTGACAGGTTAGGGGTTAAATATTTAACATTATATGCATTTTCAACTGAGAATTGGAATAGACCTATAAAAGAAGTTGATTCTTTAATGAAGTTGTTAGTGGAGTATTTAAAAAAAGAAGTCGAAGAATTAAACGTTAATGATGTTGTTGTTAATTCTATTGGTAATATTTCGAAATTGCCTTTGATATGTAGGGAAGAATTAAATAATGCATATGAAAAAACTAAGAATAATAAAGGATTGATTTTAAATCTTGCTTTAAATTATGGAGGAAGAAGTGAAATAGTAGATGCTGTAAAAGAGATTTCATCAGATTTAATTAATAAAAAAATATCTAAGGATCAAATAAATGAAGAATTAATTTCAAAATACATGTATACAAGTAAAATGCCAGACCCGGATCTAATAATAAGGCCAAGTGGTGAATTAAGATTAAGTAATTTTTTGCTTTGGCAGGGTGCATACTCAGAACTTTGGTTTTCGGACATTAATTGGCCAGATTTTCATGAGAAGCAGTTACAAAGTGCAATAATGGATTATCAAAAAAGAGATAGAAGATTTGGAAAGGTTAAATAG
- the tsf gene encoding translation elongation factor Ts, with protein MVTASMVKELREKTGAGMMDCKRALSETDGDVEKAIELLREKGLAAAAKKSGRIAAEGLVCTYISEDMKVGAVVEVNCETDFVAVNNDFVTLANNTAKQAAQTNSTTIEEFTSEKCMADETITINDAVTALIAKLGENMSVRRFQKFSIENGVVQSYIHGGGRIGVLVELSCEKQDDVLIRIAKDVAMQIAAASPLFLDNTCVDKDTLEKEKEIYRVQAINEGKPEKIIEKMVMGRVNKYFKEVCLLEQVWVKNADYTITKYLKEESKKLGAEIKVTRFERFERGEGIEKKEENFAEEVQRQVQGK; from the coding sequence ATGGTTACTGCAAGCATGGTTAAAGAGTTAAGAGAAAAAACTGGAGCAGGAATGATGGATTGTAAAAGAGCTCTAAGTGAAACAGATGGTGATGTGGAAAAAGCAATTGAACTTCTAAGAGAAAAAGGTTTGGCAGCAGCTGCAAAAAAATCTGGAAGAATAGCTGCAGAAGGATTAGTGTGTACATATATTTCAGAAGATATGAAAGTTGGAGCAGTAGTCGAAGTTAACTGTGAAACAGACTTTGTTGCAGTTAATAATGATTTTGTTACTTTAGCAAATAACACAGCGAAACAAGCAGCACAAACTAATTCAACAACTATCGAGGAATTCACTTCTGAAAAATGTATGGCTGATGAAACAATTACTATTAATGATGCAGTTACAGCTTTAATAGCAAAATTAGGCGAAAATATGTCTGTAAGAAGATTTCAAAAATTTTCTATTGAAAATGGCGTTGTTCAAAGCTATATTCATGGTGGTGGAAGAATAGGAGTCTTAGTGGAACTTTCATGCGAAAAGCAAGATGATGTATTAATTAGGATTGCTAAAGATGTTGCAATGCAAATTGCGGCCGCTAGTCCTTTGTTTTTAGATAATACATGTGTTGATAAAGATACTTTAGAAAAAGAAAAAGAAATATATAGGGTTCAAGCAATAAACGAAGGAAAACCAGAAAAAATTATAGAGAAAATGGTTATGGGTAGAGTTAATAAATATTTTAAAGAAGTTTGTTTACTTGAACAAGTTTGGGTTAAGAACGCTGACTATACTATTACTAAATATCTTAAAGAAGAATCGAAAAAACTTGGTGCTGAGATAAAGGTAACAAGATTTGAAAGATTTGAAAGAGGAGAAGGTATAGAAAAGAAAGAAGAAAATTTTGCTGAAGAAGTACAAAGACAAGTGCAAGGTAAATAG